TGGTTCTACGCACCGATATGTCTGGCAACCCCAATTTTCGGGAACTGTTGCAAAGGGTACGTTCAATGGCGATGTCCGCTTATGCTCACCAAGACTTGCCGTTTGAAAAGCTCGTAGAACAACTACAACCAGAGAGATCACTAAGTTATCACCCTCTGTTCCAAGTGATGTTTGTTCTGCAGAATGTTCCTACACAAACATTGGAGTTGCCAGGACTGAGCATCACTTCCACAGACGTGGATCATTTGGCATCGCAGTTTGATATAACTTTATCAATTGAGGAAACAGAACAGGGACTGCGGGGATTATGGGAATACAACACTGACTTGTTTGATGCTGCCACAATTGTGCGGATGAGCGAGCATTTCCAGACATTGCTCGAAGCAATTGTGACTGATCCACAGCAGCAAATTACCCAATTGCCACTGCTCACCCCAAATGAACGACAGCAGTTACTTGTTGAGTGGAACAATACTCAGGTAGATTATCCACAGCAGTGTATTCATAAATTATTTGAGCAGCAGGTGGAGAAGACGCCTGATGCTGTGGCAGTAGTTTTTGAAGACAAGCAACTTACTTACCAACAGTTGAATAATCGCGCCAATCAATTGGCACACTACCTACAAACTCTGGGCGTAGGACCGGATGTACTTGTGGGGATTTATATCGAGCGTTCCCTAGAAATGGTCGTAGGACTACTGGGAATTCTCAAGGCAGGTGGTGCTTATGTGCCTCTCGACCCAGAGTATCCCCAAGAGCGCTTAGAGTTTATGCTGGAGGACACTCAGACACAAGTGTTGCTTACTCAAGAGAAATTGGTCAAGAGCTTACCGACTCATGAAGCGCAAGTCATTTGTTTGGATTCTGAGTGGGAACTCATTGCCCAGCACAGCGAAGAAAACCCTGTGTCTGATGTGACAGTTGATAACTTAGTTTACATCATCTACACCTCTGGCTCTACAGGCAAGCCTAAGGGTGTCATGCTTGCTCACCGTGGAGTTTGCAATCACCTCTGGTGGCGGCAAACAACGTTTCAATTAACTGAACAAGACAAAGTCTTACAGACCTTTTCTTTGAATTTCGATCCATCAGTCTGGCAGATATTCTGGACGTTATCGTTTGGTGGACAATTGGTTATGGCTCGCCCCGGTGGACATCAAGACCCTGCCTACCTGGTGAAGGTGATTATCGAACAGCAGATTACTATCGCTGGGTTAGTACCATCTATCATCCGCGTTTTACTTGAGGAAAAGGGAATTGAAAATTGTACTCGCCTGCGGCACGTCACTAGTGGTGGTGAAGGTTTGGGAGTCGAATTCATTGATCGCTTCGTTGAGCGTTTAAATTTGCACAATGTTTTGCTCAATTGCTATGGTCCAACTGAAGGTTGCATCGATGTAACTTCTTGGACTTGCCAGCGTGGGAGTAATTACACCATTGCTCCAATTGGTCGCCCGACTGCCAATGTACAAGTTTATATATTAGATGAAAATTTACAGCCTGTGCCTGTTGGTCAATCGGGTGAGTTGCACATTGGCGGTGTCGGGTTGGCGCGAGGCTATCTCAACCGTCCCGAATTGACGACAGAAAAGTTTATTCGCAACCCCTTTAATAGCACACCAGGTGCACGTCTTTATAAAACTGGGGATTTAGCGCGTTACTTAAGCGACGGAAACATAGAATTCCTTGGTCGTATTGACCACCAAGTGAAGATTCGTGGCTTCCGCATTGAATTGGGAGAAATTGAAGCTACCTTAGGTGAACATCCTGCAATACAACAGAATTTAGTCATCCTAAGAGAGGATATTCCTGGCGACAAACGCCTCGTGGCTTATGTGGTGCTACACCCAGAACAAGTTGCCCCAACTTCAAGTGAATTGCGTGGCTTTTTACAGGGAAAACTACCTGAGTACATGGTGCCAAAAGCATTTGTCTTTTTGGATGTCATACCATTAAACCCTAATGGCAAAGTAGATCGCCGCGCTTTACGTGTACCAGATACATCAGATTTCGATAACAGCAACTTTGTTGCACCTCGTACTCCTACTGAAGAAGTTTTAGCTGTTATTTGGGCGCAAATTCTGGGTTTGGAACAAGTTAGCATTCACAGCAACTTCTTTGAGTTGGGAGGACATTCGCTACTCGCTACACAAGTGATTTCTCGGGTACGCCAAAACCTGAATGTGGAAATTCCATTACAGTTGCTGTTTGAAACACCAACTATTGCAGGTTTAGCAAGTGCCATTACTTCGTTAAGCTTGGCTAACGCCCAGAACCAGAGTACAGATGTCCTAGAACAGCAGACCATTCCCCAACTAGCAGATCGCCACTCAGCTCCGTTATCCTTTGCTCAGCAGAGAATATGGTTTTTGGACCAGATGGAGCCAAATAGCGCGGCTTATCTAATGCCGCTCGCACAACGCTTGCTGGGTAAGCTCAATATCGGTGTATTGCAACAGTCTTTAGATGCGATCGCTGCCCACCACGAAGTCCTGCGAACTAACTTTATCGCAGAGGATGGTGAGCCAGTGCAGATCATGAGTTCTTCGAGGTCAGTAGAACTCAAGATAATTGACTTGACACAGGAGCAAGCAAGCAATCAAGAACAACAAGTGCAGCGTTTGTTGAAGCATGAGGCGCAACGCCCATTCGACTTAAGATCTGACTTGATGCTGCGAGCCACCTTGCTACGGATAGACCACCAAGAGTATATACTTTTGTTGGTTGTGCACCACATCGCTTCTGATGGCTGGTCAATGGGCATCCTGTGCCAACAGTTAGCATCTGTCTACGAAGCCTTTTTGAACGACAAGCCAAATCCCCTGGCAAAATTGCCCATCCAGTATGCTGACTTTGCTGCTTGGCAACGGCAATGGCTATCTGGTCAAGTACTGGACACCCAGCTAAACTATTGGAAAAACCAGCTAGCGGGTGCTACACCTTTAGAATTACCAACCGATAAACCGCGACCAACAATCCAGAACCACCAAGGGGCACGCCAATCTTTAGTGTTATCAAAGAAACTCACCTCGGCGCTCAAAGCACTGAGTCAGCGGTCAGATACTACCTTGTTCATGACTCTACTAGCGGCGTTCAAGACGTTGCTCTACCGCCATACAGTACAGGAAGATATAATCGTTGGGACTCCAATCGCTGGTCGTAACCAAACCGAGACTGAGGGGCTGATTGGCTGTTTTCTGAATACGCTCGCTCTGCGTAGCAACCTTGGGGGGAACCCGAGTTTCTTAGAATTGCTAGGTCGAGTTCGTAAGGTGGCTTTGGATGCTTATACTCACCAAGAGATACCCTTCGAGAAGCTCGTAGAAGAGCTGCATCCAGAACGTAACTTGAGCCGAAACCCAGTGTTCGATGTCATGTTCAACTTCATCAACACTCCACAGACGGCTTTGGAACTCCCTGGATTGACCCTCAGTTTGCTAGAACTGAGCGAATCTGAGTCAAAATTCTCCATGACTTTGTATGTGGAGGAACACTCAGGTGAGCTGAATTTGCAACTGGTGTATCAGCAGGTCTTATTTTCTGCTGCACGCATGACTTGCCTTCTGCATCAATTCCAGCATCTGCTTGAGCAGATCGTTGCAACTCCGGATAGCGAAATCGGATTATATTCCCTCGTAACACCAGAATCTCGACCTTTGCTTCCAGAACTGAGTGCAGCCTTGCCGGAACCACGGTACGAATTGGTGACTACAATGTTTACCTCTTGGGTAAACTCTGCGCCAGAACACTCAGCAGTCTGCCAAAGCGATCGCTCCTGGAACTACAACGAATTGTCCACAAGCGCTCATGCCCTAGCACAGGTTCTGCTGAGTCATGGGGTTAAGCGTGGTGAGGTCGTCGCCGTGTTCGCCTCACGCAGCTTTGGGCTGATTGCCAGTATGATGGGCGTACTCTTGAGTGGCGGTGTGTTACTGACTATCGATCCGAAGCTTCCTGTGCATCGACAGCAAATCATGCTTGAGGAAACCAAAGCTAAGTACCTATTGTGCATTGGTGACGAGCGCTCAGAACACAAGGAGTTATGGGAATCTCTAGCTATCATTTGCGTAGATCCAGATACAGGAAAAACCATAAATTCCGAAACGGACAGCAGTGGAGCAATTGACCTACCTCAACTGTCTGGTGACGATGCAGCTTATATTTTCTTTACTTCCGGCACCACAGGTATTCCTAAAGGTGTGTTGGGGTGTCACAAAGGGATGGCGCATTTTCTCAACTGGCAGCGGCAAACTTTTGCAGTTGGTCAGCAAGACCGCAGTGCCCAATTAACAGGGCTTTCCTTTGATGTCGTCCTTAGAGATGTCTTCCTACCTTTGACCAGTGGAGCAACTCTTTGTCTGCCGGCAGAAGGTGATGAACTAGAACCGACGCGAATTCTACGTTGGTTGGAACGCGAGCAGATATCTCTGCTGCACACAGTTCCAACGCTTGCCCAATCGTGGTTAGTCAATGTAGCGCCGGGAGTTTCTCTACGTGCCTTAAAACGTATCTTCTTTGCTGGAGAACCTCTCAAGGATACACTCATACATCGGTGGAGGGAAACTTTCCCAGAGGGAGGCGAAATTGTCAATCTCTATGGACCGACAGAAACAACTTTGGCAAAGTGCTTTTACCGAGTTACTGCTGATGTCCTGCCTGGAGTACAACCTGTTGGTTCACCACAGCCAGAAACCCAGGCACTGGTTTTAGCACAAAATAATCAACTGTGTGGTATTTGTGAACCAGGTCAGATTGTTATACGGACACCATTCCGTAGTTTAGGTTACATCAATGCCTCTGAAGAAAATCGTTCTCGGTTTGTCAAGAACCCCTTGGGCAACAACGAACAAGATTTGCTTTACTACACTGGCGATCGCGGACGCTATCGTCCAGATGGTACTCTAGAAATTCTTGGTCGCTTGGATCGTCAAGTAAAGATCCGAGGAGTACGCATTGAACTTAGAGAGATTGAGACGCTGTTAGGTGAACACCCCAGTGTAGAGGAAGTAGTGGTTATTGCCCGTGAAGACCAACCTGGTGATCAGCGCTTAGTAGCTTACGTTGTTCCACAGCAGGAACAAGTCAAGACAACTGATGAACTGCGGCGCTTTCTGAAGGAGAAGCTGCCCAAATATATGATTCCTTCAGCTTTTGTGATCCTAGACGCTCTACCCCTGACTCCTAACGGTAAAGTAGATCGTCGAGCTTTGCCAATGCCAGAGCAAGTTAGGCAAGAGGTGGAAGAAACATTTGTTGCTCCCCGCGATGAGATAGAACGCCAGCTGACACAGATTTGGGAAGAAGTTTTGGGGATTCAACCCATTAACGTCAAGGATAACTTCTTTGATCTGGGGGGGCATTCCTTACTCGCTGTACGCTTATTCGCTCAAATAGAGAAGAAATGCGGCACATCCATTCCCCTAGCGACACTTTTTACTTCAGGTACAGTGGAAGCTCTTGCTAAGTTACTATCCAGTAATCAGGAAAAATCAAAAACTTCTTGGTCATCCCTGGTAGAAATTCAACCGAAGGGTTCCAAACCACCTTTGTTCTGCATTCATCCGCTTGGTGGAGAAATTCTGTGTTACCGCCCTTTGGCAATGCATCTAGGATCGGATCAACCATTTTATGGGCTACAACCACAAGGGCTAGATGGAAAACTTCCTCCCTATACCCGCGTTGAAGATATGGCAGCGCACTACATTAAGGAAATCCAGACCATTCAGCCCAATGGTCCTTATTTTCTAGCTGGCTACTCGTTTGGGGGTACAATTGTCTTGGAGATGGCTCAGCAACTTCACTCTCAAGGTGAAAAAATAGATCTTCTAGTTATGTTGGATACCTGTCGTCCGGGTTATGAGAAACGATTGCCATTTCATAAGCGAATTCTCTTGCATCTCAATAATGTTTTACAACTAGGACCTACCTACCTTTGGCAAAAGCTTGCGGGCTGGAGAGAGTGGGGTACGTATCAGCTCAAAGCAAGATACAAGCGTCACTTGAATGTAGTGCATCAGTTACCAGAAACTGACAAGCACTTAAGCATCATAGACGCTAACGTGCAGGCTAAGAACGAATATATCTTCCAAATTTACCCAGGTCGAATGACCCTCTTGCGGACTGAAGATAAGAATCGGGACGAAGCTGTAGGTGTAGAATATGAGCCTGAATTCGGCTGGGGTGATATCGTTGCTGGAGGAATTGATATCCATCATGTTCCCGGATCTCACCTTACCCTGCTTGAGGAACCCCATGTACGGGATCTGGCAGAGAAATTGAAAGATTGCTTGGATAAATCGTATAATTCAATACATTTAATTAAACAGTAGCTGTCACCCGTACATTTATTACAATGTACGGGCTGTACAAGTCAAGCCTCCAGAGCAGGCTTGACTTGTATAGCCGAGGCTTTGCGTTGTTCCCGAGTTGTTGGAGCAGCAGAAGCCACCGCTGCAAACTATACACTCAAGCACGCTATATCAACTTTTGAATTTAATATATCTGGTGACAATTTAAACACAGTGTGATAGTTTGTAACAAAAACTCATGCAGCCAACTCAAACACAAATCCTTGAGAAACATAATCGTTTTAGTATTGGAACACAGCAGAATCAGCCCAGCAGTGTTCTTTCTAGAAGCTTAGTATTCATAGACACAGCCGTAGCGGATTATCAAACCCTAGTGCTTGGAGTGGAGAAAGGCACACAGGTGATACTTTTGCACCCAGAATGGGATGGTGTCGAGCAAATCACCGCTGCATTGTCTCAGCGAGCAGACGATATAACCACAGTCCATATAGTCTCACACGGTTCACCAGGATGCTTGTATCTGGGCAATAGCTGCTTGAACTTAAAAACCCTAGAATTCTACGCCAGTCTCTTAGAGGAATGGTTTCCAAACGGTTCTACTCCCTCGTTGTTGCTCTATGGCTGCAACATTGCAGCCACAGACATCGGCATCGAATTCATATCCAAATTGCGGCAAAAAACAGGAGCACAAATAGCTGCTTCCACTACCCCCACAGGGAATCCAGCTTTAGGCGGTAACTGGAAACTGGAAGTGAGTACACAGGAAATGCCAACGATGTCGTTGGCATTTCCTGTTGCAACTCAAGTCGCATATACTGGGGTGTTAAACCCTAGCCGTGTCTCTGTAGGTGCAAGCGGTAACCAGACAAATAACAACTCGTTGAGCCCAGCCATCTCCACTTCCGGGCGTTATGTAGCATTTCGGTCTGATGCTAACAACTTAGTAGCAGATGACACAAATCTATTAAGTGATATTTTTGTCTACGATACTCAGACAGGCATTACCAACCGCGTTTCTGTAGGTTCAGGCGGCGTCGAGGAAAATAACGCCGCGAATGGGCGTCCTGCTATCTCGGGAGATGGACGTTATGTGGCGTTTGAGTCATATGCCAGCAATTTAGTAGCAAATGACACGAATGACTTTAGTGACATCTTTGTCTATGACACTCAAACACGCACCACAATCCGCGTTTCCGTAGATTCACAGGGAAATGAGGGGGATGGCGTATCCTTCTCCCCCACCATCTCGGGAGATGGACGTTATGTGGCGTTTGAGTCATATGCCAGCAATCTAGTAGCAGATGACACGAATGACTTTAATGACGTCTTCCTCTATGACACTCAAACACGCACCACAATCCGCGTTTCCGTAGATTCACAGGGAAATCAAGGAAATAATGCATCTTTCTTTCCTGTCATTTCGGCAGATGGACGTTATGTGGCGTTTGATTCATTTGCTAGCAACTTAGTTCCTGACGATACAAACAACACTCGTGACGTCTTCCTCTATAACACTCAAACACGCACTACTAGCCGTGTGCCCGTAGATTCACAGGGAAATCAAGGGAATAATGCATCTTTTTCGCCCGTCATTTCGGCAGATGGACGTTATCTGGCATTTGAGTCATATGCTAACAACTTGGTGCCAGGAGACACTAACGACACTGGTGACATCTTTCTCTATGACACCCAAACACGCACCACCAGCCGCATTTCCGTAGATTCACAGGGCAATCAGGGAAATAACGAATCCTTCTCCCCGAGCATCTCGGCAGATGGACGTTATGTGGCATATGCTTCATATGCTAACAACTTAGTAGCAGGAGACACTAATAACACTGCCGACATTTTTGTTTACGACACTCAAACACGCACCACCAAACGTGTTTCTATAGATTCACAAAATAATCAGGGAAATGACTTATCCTACAACTCCGTCATCTCCGCTTCGGGACGTTATGTCGCGTATGAGTCATATGCCAGCAACTTAGTAACAGGAGACACTAATAACAGCCGTGACATCTTCCTTTACGACACTATTACCAACAACGCCCCAACAAACTTGGCATTGAGTGCTACTAGTGTAGATGAAAAGGTGCCTGCGGCAACACAAATTGGTCTTTTCACTAGCATAGATCCAGATACAAACGACCAGCACATTTACAGCTTAGTGACGGGGACGGGCGATACTGATAATGCCGTCTTTACTATTAATGGCGACAAACTACTCATTAATAATTCCCCCAACTTTGTAAGCAAATCTAGTTACAACATCCGCGCCCGTACTACTGACAACGGTGGACTCTACTTTGACAAACAGTTCACTATTAACGTCAATCAGAGCGTCAATCCGGGCGTTAATCCGGGCGTCAATCCGGGCGTCAATCCGGGCGTTAATCCGGGCAATAACTCTACTGTAACTACTCAGCCGCCAACGACTCCTCAGTTAACTCAAATTGCTTCTGATGTTTTCAACATAAAAGGTAATAGCAGTCAAACTAAACTTTCAGTTAAGCTCACAGATCATAGTTCTTCACTTGTCAATGAAGTAGGAGTATTTACCGTTGACGATGCACAAGGTCGAATCAACGGTATTCTCCCTGGTAGCGCTGGTTACAGCGAAGCTGCCTTGAATCGAGCTCAGGTTATTTTCTCTGCTCTTGCTAATACCCCAAGTGGATTTGATACCGATCTGACACGTAAATTGGCGTTCGACTCAAATGCCAACTTGAGATTTTATTTAGTACCTGACAGCACCACAGATTCAGTGTTGTTTGATAACACCTCTTCAACAAAAGTGGTGTTTCCATCTGCAGCAAATTTCAAAGTCGAAAGCTTGAACAACGGAGAGTTCTCTTTGGGTTGGAAAGATCCATTAACTCAAAATGGTGACTTCAATGCTTTGGGAATCAATGTGAAAGCAACAAATGAAGAATTTTCTTTAGGTAGCAGTCTGCAAGGAAAACCGCAAGAGCAACTCATCGATTTGCGACAAGTTAACACTCAAGTCAAAGCTGATTTTGTTCTCAACAGAGAAGCTGCTTTTAGTGACTTTATTGGTTTCTACAAAATAGCAGATGACAAGGGTGGTATTGATACTAATGGAGACGGTATTGTTGACCTCCGTCCGGGAGATGCTGGTTATGCACAAGCTGCTGTTAAGGGACGTGTTCCTGGCATTGACTTGACGGTAAACAACCAAGCGACGGCAAATTTCACTGGAATTTTCAATGGTGGTTCGCTGTATGCCCCGTTCATGATCGTCAATGGGAAACCTGATGCACTTTTAGATAGTAATTCCAATAACGACCCACAAGTTTATTTTTCATTCTTGGGTGCTAATTCTGACAAAACGGATCATGTTTCTTTGTTGGGAGATAACGTTTTTGGTTTTGAGGATCTGGTTAATGGCGGTGACAAGGATTACAACGATGTAACTGTCCGAATCAATTTGAGTCAGGCATAATTCTACGTATTATAAATATTAAATTATACTTTACGGCAAACAAGTTTGACTATGAAGAGAATCAGCAGACGTGAAGCAATGAAGATCGTAGCGCTTGCGGGAGGTACCGTTTTACTTCCTGTAGGACTTCAATATCGAGGATACACTCAAACAGTTAGTGGAACAGTCGCGCCATTTACACTTTCCTTTCGCACACCACCAGTGTTGAATCCAGTACGTAGCGATTCAACAACTGACTACTACCAAATTAGGATGCAGAAGGGTCAAGTAGACATTTTACCTGGACGCACTACCGAGGTTTGGGGTTATAACGGTATATTTCCCGGACCCATAATAAAACAGCGTGCAAACCGGGTATCAACTGTACGGTTTATCAATAATCTTGATGTGAATACATGCGTTCACCTGCATGGAATGACATCTTCGCCCCAGTACGATGGCTACACTTTGGATTTCATTTCTCCAGGGTATTACAAAGATTACGTTTATCCCAACTCCCGAGCTGCTAATTTCTGGTACCACGACCACGGGCTTGCTCAGACTGCCAGAAATGTGTATATGGGGTTAGCTGGAATGTATATTGTTCAAGATGATCAAGAACTTGCGTTGCCACTTCCCAAAGGAAATTATGATATTCCTCTGATCATTCAGGATAGGCAATTTGCGTCTGATAATTCACTCATTTTTGATAATCGAAATCAGACCAGTGTGATGGGTGACACAATTGTAGTCAACGGCGTACCTTGGC
This portion of the Brasilonema sennae CENA114 genome encodes:
- a CDS encoding non-ribosomal peptide synthetase; this encodes MQLTNKNLYLQSNIQAASLTDVEDCHGTQTNDLEKEQLNYWKQQLAGAPPVLELPTDRARLPVQSYRSAKQSFLLPKSLSKALQTLSQQEDVTLFMTLLAAFGTLLYRYSGQEDILIGSPISGRNSAEIEGLIGSFVNTLVIRTDVSGNPSFQELLQRVRAMATSAYANQDLPFEELVEQLQAERSPASRFAASLSYHPLFQVMFVLENTPKQTLDLSGLTITPSELDKVTSKLDLTLLMEETEQGFQGEWEYNAQLFDDATITRLNGHFHRLLEGIVADPNRSIAELPLLTVQEQQLLLAWNNTQANYPEQLCIHQLFEAQVEQTPDAVAVVFGNEQLTYKQLNQQANQLAHYLRQLGVKPDALVGICVERSLFMVVGLLAILKAGGAYVPLDPAYPQERLDYILSDAQVSVLLTDSSQKMSSPELSSNKKVKEDAISHKFQVVCIDTDWESIVTASTQNPAPYSTVEHLAYVIYTSGSTGKPKGVQIPHGAVVNFLTSMQRQPGLTPADIVIAVTTISFDIAALELYLPLITGARVHLVTREVASDGRLLSKQIAAGGATVMQATPATWRMLLAAGWGGVPGLKILCGGEALPSDLAQQLLATGAAIWNMYGPTETTIWSTVFEVGATQLSQTSIPIGRPIANTQIYLLDSHLQPVPIGVPGELHIGGDGLARGYLNRPELTQEKFIRNPFSQEQGSRLYKTGDLARFLHDGNVEYVGRIDHQVKIRGFRIELGEIEVVLRQHPSVLQAVVIAREDVPGDKRLVAYVVVKQEHIPASPSELRRFLKEPLLDYMVPTAFVFLDTLPLTPNGKIDRRALPAPDTSHFISDNNFVAPRNSTEEILAAIWAQVLGLERVGIHDNFFELGGHSLLATQVISRVRQALGVEMPIQLLFETPTIADLATAITQSQNQGTEEHQTITRVANRQSAPLSYVQQQLWFLAQLEPDSAAYNIVEAMQLQGDLNVDVLQQSLDAIVAHHEILRTNFIAQDGNPVQVIGAPRAVELKVINLIDESLTEDTSVVQQLLQNEALRPFNLTSDLMLRACLIQRSPQENILLLLLHHIATDGWSMSILYDELTTLYQAFKDGLSNPLPELPIQYADFAVWQREWLSGDVLQKQLNYWKQQLAGATPVLELPTDRPRPPVQSYRGARQFFLIPQSLSQALHGLSRQEGVTLFMTLLAAFQTLLYRYSRQEDILVGSPIAGRNREEIEGLIGFFVNTLVLRTDMSGNPNFRELLQRVRSMAMSAYAHQDLPFEKLVEQLQPERSLSYHPLFQVMFVLQNVPTQTLELPGLSITSTDVDHLASQFDITLSIEETEQGLRGLWEYNTDLFDAATIVRMSEHFQTLLEAIVTDPQQQITQLPLLTPNERQQLLVEWNNTQVDYPQQCIHKLFEQQVEKTPDAVAVVFEDKQLTYQQLNNRANQLAHYLQTLGVGPDVLVGIYIERSLEMVVGLLGILKAGGAYVPLDPEYPQERLEFMLEDTQTQVLLTQEKLVKSLPTHEAQVICLDSEWELIAQHSEENPVSDVTVDNLVYIIYTSGSTGKPKGVMLAHRGVCNHLWWRQTTFQLTEQDKVLQTFSLNFDPSVWQIFWTLSFGGQLVMARPGGHQDPAYLVKVIIEQQITIAGLVPSIIRVLLEEKGIENCTRLRHVTSGGEGLGVEFIDRFVERLNLHNVLLNCYGPTEGCIDVTSWTCQRGSNYTIAPIGRPTANVQVYILDENLQPVPVGQSGELHIGGVGLARGYLNRPELTTEKFIRNPFNSTPGARLYKTGDLARYLSDGNIEFLGRIDHQVKIRGFRIELGEIEATLGEHPAIQQNLVILREDIPGDKRLVAYVVLHPEQVAPTSSELRGFLQGKLPEYMVPKAFVFLDVIPLNPNGKVDRRALRVPDTSDFDNSNFVAPRTPTEEVLAVIWAQILGLEQVSIHSNFFELGGHSLLATQVISRVRQNLNVEIPLQLLFETPTIAGLASAITSLSLANAQNQSTDVLEQQTIPQLADRHSAPLSFAQQRIWFLDQMEPNSAAYLMPLAQRLLGKLNIGVLQQSLDAIAAHHEVLRTNFIAEDGEPVQIMSSSRSVELKIIDLTQEQASNQEQQVQRLLKHEAQRPFDLRSDLMLRATLLRIDHQEYILLLVVHHIASDGWSMGILCQQLASVYEAFLNDKPNPLAKLPIQYADFAAWQRQWLSGQVLDTQLNYWKNQLAGATPLELPTDKPRPTIQNHQGARQSLVLSKKLTSALKALSQRSDTTLFMTLLAAFKTLLYRHTVQEDIIVGTPIAGRNQTETEGLIGCFLNTLALRSNLGGNPSFLELLGRVRKVALDAYTHQEIPFEKLVEELHPERNLSRNPVFDVMFNFINTPQTALELPGLTLSLLELSESESKFSMTLYVEEHSGELNLQLVYQQVLFSAARMTCLLHQFQHLLEQIVATPDSEIGLYSLVTPESRPLLPELSAALPEPRYELVTTMFTSWVNSAPEHSAVCQSDRSWNYNELSTSAHALAQVLLSHGVKRGEVVAVFASRSFGLIASMMGVLLSGGVLLTIDPKLPVHRQQIMLEETKAKYLLCIGDERSEHKELWESLAIICVDPDTGKTINSETDSSGAIDLPQLSGDDAAYIFFTSGTTGIPKGVLGCHKGMAHFLNWQRQTFAVGQQDRSAQLTGLSFDVVLRDVFLPLTSGATLCLPAEGDELEPTRILRWLEREQISLLHTVPTLAQSWLVNVAPGVSLRALKRIFFAGEPLKDTLIHRWRETFPEGGEIVNLYGPTETTLAKCFYRVTADVLPGVQPVGSPQPETQALVLAQNNQLCGICEPGQIVIRTPFRSLGYINASEENRSRFVKNPLGNNEQDLLYYTGDRGRYRPDGTLEILGRLDRQVKIRGVRIELREIETLLGEHPSVEEVVVIAREDQPGDQRLVAYVVPQQEQVKTTDELRRFLKEKLPKYMIPSAFVILDALPLTPNGKVDRRALPMPEQVRQEVEETFVAPRDEIERQLTQIWEEVLGIQPINVKDNFFDLGGHSLLAVRLFAQIEKKCGTSIPLATLFTSGTVEALAKLLSSNQEKSKTSWSSLVEIQPKGSKPPLFCIHPLGGEILCYRPLAMHLGSDQPFYGLQPQGLDGKLPPYTRVEDMAAHYIKEIQTIQPNGPYFLAGYSFGGTIVLEMAQQLHSQGEKIDLLVMLDTCRPGYEKRLPFHKRILLHLNNVLQLGPTYLWQKLAGWREWGTYQLKARYKRHLNVVHQLPETDKHLSIIDANVQAKNEYIFQIYPGRMTLLRTEDKNRDEAVGVEYEPEFGWGDIVAGGIDIHHVPGSHLTLLEEPHVRDLAEKLKDCLDKSYNSIHLIKQ
- a CDS encoding DUF4347 domain-containing protein codes for the protein MQPTQTQILEKHNRFSIGTQQNQPSSVLSRSLVFIDTAVADYQTLVLGVEKGTQVILLHPEWDGVEQITAALSQRADDITTVHIVSHGSPGCLYLGNSCLNLKTLEFYASLLEEWFPNGSTPSLLLYGCNIAATDIGIEFISKLRQKTGAQIAASTTPTGNPALGGNWKLEVSTQEMPTMSLAFPVATQVAYTGVLNPSRVSVGASGNQTNNNSLSPAISTSGRYVAFRSDANNLVADDTNLLSDIFVYDTQTGITNRVSVGSGGVEENNAANGRPAISGDGRYVAFESYASNLVANDTNDFSDIFVYDTQTRTTIRVSVDSQGNEGDGVSFSPTISGDGRYVAFESYASNLVADDTNDFNDVFLYDTQTRTTIRVSVDSQGNQGNNASFFPVISADGRYVAFDSFASNLVPDDTNNTRDVFLYNTQTRTTSRVPVDSQGNQGNNASFSPVISADGRYLAFESYANNLVPGDTNDTGDIFLYDTQTRTTSRISVDSQGNQGNNESFSPSISADGRYVAYASYANNLVAGDTNNTADIFVYDTQTRTTKRVSIDSQNNQGNDLSYNSVISASGRYVAYESYASNLVTGDTNNSRDIFLYDTITNNAPTNLALSATSVDEKVPAATQIGLFTSIDPDTNDQHIYSLVTGTGDTDNAVFTINGDKLLINNSPNFVSKSSYNIRARTTDNGGLYFDKQFTINVNQSVNPGVNPGVNPGVNPGVNPGNNSTVTTQPPTTPQLTQIASDVFNIKGNSSQTKLSVKLTDHSSSLVNEVGVFTVDDAQGRINGILPGSAGYSEAALNRAQVIFSALANTPSGFDTDLTRKLAFDSNANLRFYLVPDSTTDSVLFDNTSSTKVVFPSAANFKVESLNNGEFSLGWKDPLTQNGDFNALGINVKATNEEFSLGSSLQGKPQEQLIDLRQVNTQVKADFVLNREAAFSDFIGFYKIADDKGGIDTNGDGIVDLRPGDAGYAQAAVKGRVPGIDLTVNNQATANFTGIFNGGSLYAPFMIVNGKPDALLDSNSNNDPQVYFSFLGANSDKTDHVSLLGDNVFGFEDLVNGGDKDYNDVTVRINLSQA